A single genomic interval of Juglans regia cultivar Chandler chromosome 1, Walnut 2.0, whole genome shotgun sequence harbors:
- the LOC109010111 gene encoding pentatricopeptide repeat-containing protein At4g16470-like, translating into MPATLDIIPLCATLLDACSSAKTLQNLKRLHCRTIILGISHHDFIRTKLVSSYASCAQLHHANVLFSFATRQPTFLFNTLIRAHASLGLFSHSLFIFHQMLIIGKSIDRYTLPPVLKSCAGLSALRLGRQVHGIVLVNGFALDTTNSNALITMYAKCGDLVNARKVFDEMSVKNEISWSAMMAGYGMNGMFNEVFELFERMVEVGERPDGVTFTVLLTACSHGGLIERGKEYFEMIERRLGVRPGLEHYTSMVDMLGRAGQVEEAEKLILEMEVEPDEALWGALLGACRIHGKVEVAERVAEKVYEKRRGVASM; encoded by the coding sequence ATGCCCGCCACGCTTGACATCATACCCTTGTGCGCCACTCTCCTCGACGCTTGCTCCTCCGCCAAAACTCTCCAAAACCTTAAACGCCTTCATTGCCGGACCATTATACTTGGCATTTCCCACCACGACTTCATACGGACCAAGCTCGTCTCCTCCTATGCCTCTTGTGCCCAATTACACCATGCCAATGTGCTCTTCTCCTTCGCCACTCGCCAGCCCACCTTCCTCTTCAACACCCTTATCAGAGCCCATGCGTCTCTTGGTTTGTTCTCTCATTCCCTATTCATCTTTCACCAAATGCTCATTATTGGCAAGTCCATTGACCGCTACACCTTGCCTCCTGTTCTCAAATCTTGTGCTGGATTGTCGGCTCTGAGACTTGGCCGCCAGGTACACGGGATAGTTTTGGTTAATGGATTCGCCTTAGATACGACGAATTCGAATGCATTGATTACCATGTATGCGAAGTGTGGTGATTTGGTCAATGCCCGTAAGGTGTTCGATGAAATGTCGGTGAAGAATGAGATATCTTGGTCTGCAATGATGGCAGGGTATGGAATGAATGGAATGTTTAATGAGGTGTTTGAGTTGTTTGAGAGGATGGTGGAGGTAGGAGAGAGGCCAGATGGTGTCACTTTTACAGTGCTTCTGACAGCGTGTAGTCATGGGGGGTTGATAGAAAGGGGAAAGGAGTATTTTGAGATGATAGAAAGGAGGTTAGGAGTGAGACCAGGGCTAGAGCATTATACTTCGATGGTGGATATGCTGGGAAGGGCGGGGCAGGTCGAGGAAGCggagaaattaattttagaaatgGAGGTGGAGCCTGATGAAGCTTTGTGGGGGGCCTTGTTGGGGGCTTGTAGGATTCATgggaaggtggaggtggctgAGAGGGTGGCTGAGAAGGTTTACGAGAAGAGACGTGGTGTTGCATCTATGTGA
- the LOC109010102 gene encoding profilin-2 produces MSWQTYVDEHLMCDIDGQGQHLAAAAIVGHDGSIWAQSSSFPQFKPQEITDILKDFEEPGHLAPTGLHIGGAKYMVIQGEAGAVIRGKKGSGGITIKKTGQALVFGIYEEPVTPGQCNMVVERLGDYLADQGL; encoded by the exons ATGTCGTGGCAAACTTACGTGGATGAGCATTTGATGTGCGATATTGACGGGCAAGGCCAGCACCTCGCCGCTGCTGCCATCGTCGGCCACGATGGCTCTATTTGGGCTCAGAGCTCTTCCTTCCCTCAG TTTAAGCCACAGGAGATCACAGACATCTTGAAGGATTTCGAGGAACCGGGTCATCTTGCTCCGACAGGCTTGCACATTGGGGGAGCTAAATACATGGTCATCCAGGGAGAGGCGGGAGCTGTCATCCGCGGAAAGAAG GGATCTGGAGGTATCACTATAAAGAAGACTGGTCAAGCTCTAGTTTTTGGCATCTATGAGGAACCTGTGACACCAGGGCAGTGCAACATGGTGGTTGAGAGGTTGGGGGATTACCTCGCTGATCAGGGCCTGTAG